Proteins found in one Pontibacter sp. SGAir0037 genomic segment:
- a CDS encoding Ig-like domain-containing protein, producing the protein MTTKVNFLKYVAGQPYWSRCVVGLLFVFYGASALESPSHFKQPGIALHFLKKSPEQQNSLPVLLQNNNVTPTAGNDIAGSVCNGATKTISAAILLQNDSEPNGKPLKIQEFTQPRNGKLTDNGNGTYSYTPNPGFSGNDTFTYIIKEEDNTVAFSGNGHYFEYVMVRGITWKQARVEAEKRTYKGLQGYLATMSSKDENDFVKAKLRGEGWIGASDEEQEGVWKWMTGPEAGTQFSRQGQAVNGMYSNWAPNEPNNWQGGEHYGHFYPYGENAGTWNDYANDNPNIEGYMVEYGGLELYPPVLTATATVSVEVLPAPVIQQRVTDVSCAGQQDGSIEIIAAPSTSYSFNGGSYATSGLTFSGLAAGTYTISARAASNGCESTLRVTVRTSPDTEAPVIAAPKDIKEKVYPGKCTVTNLNLGVPVKSDNCSEPTVTNDAPSSFAPGTTVVTWTATDRAGNKATATQKVVVEEADGPMLALPPVISTVAGDNICGAFISYDVVTRCSVVKTELLSGFESGAIFPVGTTEVKIRATDAAGKSSTESFYVTVTDHVKPVILVKPFTLNLNFNCTGSLSFEGIDYGTADNCGIERIQLSKTEFSCSDLGTNYITVTATDVHGNVSQATTTVTVAGDMLVAYPNPFNPNTSIDFTLAEAGTYRLELLDMRGIVIGIIAEGTNERAAYITHMLDGEKYGLAEGLYIARLVTSKGTRNLKIALKK; encoded by the coding sequence ATGACCACTAAAGTTAATTTCCTGAAGTATGTAGCCGGGCAACCATATTGGAGCAGATGTGTAGTCGGGCTTCTTTTTGTCTTTTATGGAGCAAGTGCTTTAGAAAGTCCATCGCACTTTAAACAACCTGGCATTGCGCTTCATTTTCTTAAAAAGAGTCCAGAGCAGCAGAATAGTCTGCCTGTGTTACTCCAGAATAACAATGTTACCCCAACTGCAGGTAACGACATAGCTGGTAGTGTGTGTAATGGGGCCACTAAAACAATTAGCGCAGCTATCCTTTTACAAAACGATAGCGAGCCTAATGGCAAACCACTGAAGATACAGGAATTTACACAGCCTCGTAATGGAAAACTTACAGATAATGGAAATGGTACATACTCCTATACCCCAAACCCTGGGTTTAGCGGAAATGACACCTTTACCTATATCATCAAAGAAGAAGATAACACAGTTGCCTTTAGTGGAAACGGACACTATTTTGAGTATGTAATGGTCCGCGGGATAACCTGGAAGCAGGCAAGGGTGGAAGCAGAAAAAAGAACTTATAAGGGGCTGCAAGGGTATCTGGCCACCATGTCTTCAAAAGATGAAAATGATTTTGTAAAGGCAAAACTTCGTGGTGAAGGATGGATCGGAGCCAGTGATGAAGAACAGGAGGGTGTCTGGAAATGGATGACAGGACCAGAGGCAGGAACACAGTTCTCAAGGCAGGGACAGGCTGTTAACGGAATGTATAGTAACTGGGCTCCGAATGAGCCTAATAACTGGCAAGGCGGAGAGCACTACGGGCACTTTTACCCTTACGGCGAAAATGCCGGTACTTGGAACGACTATGCAAACGATAACCCAAATATAGAGGGATATATGGTGGAGTATGGCGGGCTTGAGCTTTACCCGCCTGTTCTGACAGCTACTGCAACTGTTTCTGTTGAGGTACTACCTGCGCCTGTCATACAGCAAAGGGTAACAGACGTATCGTGTGCAGGGCAGCAGGACGGGAGTATAGAAATTATTGCAGCCCCTTCCACTTCCTATTCTTTTAATGGCGGAAGCTACGCTACATCAGGCTTAACTTTTTCAGGACTCGCAGCAGGAACCTATACCATTAGTGCCAGGGCAGCCAGTAATGGCTGCGAATCTACGCTACGGGTAACAGTCAGAACCAGCCCCGATACAGAGGCCCCTGTTATTGCTGCTCCAAAAGATATAAAAGAAAAGGTTTATCCAGGTAAATGCACCGTTACAAATCTTAACTTGGGCGTACCAGTTAAATCTGACAACTGCTCTGAACCCACTGTTACGAACGATGCTCCTTCCTCTTTTGCCCCTGGAACTACTGTTGTAACCTGGACAGCCACAGACCGGGCTGGTAATAAAGCCACAGCTACTCAAAAAGTAGTTGTAGAGGAAGCAGACGGACCCATGCTTGCCTTGCCACCTGTTATTTCGACTGTCGCAGGCGATAATATATGCGGCGCATTTATCAGTTATGATGTCGTTACCCGTTGCTCCGTCGTAAAAACAGAGCTTTTAAGTGGTTTTGAAAGCGGAGCTATATTTCCGGTAGGCACAACGGAGGTTAAGATAAGAGCAACAGATGCGGCGGGGAAGTCTTCCACAGAAAGCTTTTATGTAACAGTTACAGATCATGTTAAGCCTGTCATATTGGTAAAACCTTTTACCTTAAATTTGAACTTTAACTGTACAGGCTCCCTTTCTTTTGAAGGTATTGATTACGGTACGGCTGATAACTGTGGTATAGAACGTATACAGCTTAGTAAAACAGAATTTAGCTGTTCAGACTTAGGAACAAACTATATAACCGTTACCGCAACAGACGTACATGGAAACGTATCGCAGGCTACAACTACAGTAACAGTGGCTGGCGATATGCTGGTGGCTTACCCTAATCCTTTTAACCCTAACACAAGCATCGATTTTACATTGGCAGAAGCCGGCACTTATCGTCTGGAACTGTTAGATATGAGAGGAATTGTGATAGGCATAATTGCAGAAGGAACAAATGAAAGAGCTGCTTACATAACGCATATGCTCGATGGTGAGAAGTATGGCCTTGCAGAAGGCTTGTATATAGCACGACTTGTGACATCGAAAGGCACCAGAAACTTAAAAATTGCTTTAAAGAAATAA
- a CDS encoding ABC transporter ATP-binding protein, with protein MENKPKTTGKVFDSDVLRRLFTFVKPYIKTFYFIVFLTFASAILAAVRPFLIQYTVDHHILQNDWNGLNQMFVILSVLLVGHAIVQYLHTYFAGWLGQHVVRDIRVKLYRHILNLRLKFFDRTPIGTLVTRNVSDVETLSDVFSEGLAAMIGDILQLVFILGFMFYIDWELTLISLSTFPIMIFSTYVFKEKIKDTFQEVRTAVAQLNSFVQEHISGMSIVQIFNNEKREMDKFVEINKEHTRANIRSVLYYSVYFPVAEIIGAAGLGLLVWYGAHGVIRDTTSLGTLMAFILYIQMFFRPIRMIADRFNTLQLGVVSTERLMRLLDSNEMIDDNGTYAPEKIKGSVSFQNVWFAYKDEEWVLRDISFEVKAGETVAFVGATGAGKTSVINLLNRFYEINGGRIMIDGHDLKEYDLSVLRHHIGVVLQDVFLFSGTIADNITLGNKAITEEQMWRAAELVGAKKFIERLPGKLNYQVMERGATLSVGQRQLISFVRAMVYNPEVIILDEATSSVDSETEELIQYAIDQLMHGRTSIVIAHRLSTIQKADKIIVLDRGEIKETGNHEELLQQNGYYAQLHQMQYKNMIDL; from the coding sequence TTGGAAAATAAACCTAAAACAACAGGAAAAGTATTTGATTCGGATGTGTTGAGGCGGCTGTTCACTTTTGTAAAGCCGTATATTAAGACTTTCTACTTCATCGTTTTCTTAACCTTTGCCTCTGCCATACTAGCGGCAGTGCGCCCTTTTCTGATACAGTACACCGTAGACCATCACATTCTGCAGAACGACTGGAACGGCTTAAACCAGATGTTCGTAATTTTAAGTGTGCTGTTAGTCGGACATGCCATTGTGCAATACCTGCATACCTATTTTGCTGGTTGGCTGGGGCAGCATGTCGTGCGGGATATTCGTGTGAAGCTTTACCGGCACATCCTTAACCTCCGCCTCAAATTCTTCGACCGAACGCCTATAGGCACCCTTGTTACCCGAAATGTGTCTGATGTAGAGACGCTTTCCGATGTTTTCAGCGAGGGTTTGGCAGCCATGATCGGAGATATTCTGCAGTTAGTCTTTATACTGGGGTTCATGTTCTATATTGATTGGGAGCTTACGCTGATAAGCCTTTCTACTTTCCCTATCATGATCTTTAGTACGTATGTATTTAAAGAAAAAATAAAAGACACATTTCAGGAAGTGCGTACAGCTGTGGCTCAGCTTAATTCCTTTGTGCAGGAGCATATTTCAGGCATGAGCATCGTGCAGATCTTTAATAACGAGAAGCGCGAGATGGATAAGTTTGTCGAAATTAATAAAGAGCATACCCGGGCCAATATTCGTTCGGTGCTGTATTATTCGGTATATTTTCCTGTAGCTGAGATTATTGGTGCAGCAGGTTTAGGTTTGCTGGTATGGTATGGGGCGCATGGAGTTATCCGGGATACTACTTCGCTGGGTACGCTTATGGCCTTTATCCTGTACATACAGATGTTTTTCAGGCCCATTCGCATGATAGCTGACCGGTTTAACACGTTGCAGCTGGGGGTGGTAAGTACGGAGCGTCTGATGCGCTTGCTGGATAGCAACGAAATGATTGACGATAACGGTACTTATGCACCTGAAAAGATAAAGGGCAGCGTGAGCTTCCAGAACGTGTGGTTTGCCTATAAAGACGAAGAGTGGGTGCTGCGCGATATTTCTTTTGAGGTGAAGGCCGGCGAGACAGTAGCTTTTGTGGGGGCAACGGGAGCCGGAAAAACTTCTGTTATCAACCTGTTAAACCGCTTTTACGAAATTAACGGGGGCCGCATTATGATAGACGGACACGACCTGAAAGAGTATGACCTGAGTGTGCTAAGGCATCATATCGGGGTGGTGCTGCAGGATGTGTTTTTATTTTCGGGTACTATAGCCGACAATATTACGCTCGGAAATAAAGCCATTACAGAGGAGCAGATGTGGCGTGCAGCTGAACTGGTAGGAGCAAAAAAATTCATTGAGCGCTTGCCGGGCAAGCTTAATTACCAGGTAATGGAGCGGGGAGCTACTTTATCAGTAGGGCAGCGGCAGCTAATCTCCTTTGTCCGTGCAATGGTGTATAACCCTGAAGTTATCATCCTGGACGAAGCAACATCCAGTGTCGATTCTGAGACAGAAGAGCTTATTCAGTATGCCATAGACCAGCTAATGCATGGCCGTACTTCCATTGTAATTGCACACCGTTTGTCTACCATTCAAAAAGCTGACAAGATAATAGTATTAGACAGAGGCGAGATAAAAGAAACAGGAAACCACGAAGAACTGCTGCAGCAAAACGGCTATTACGCCCAGTTACACCAGATGCAGTATAAAAACATGATCGATTTATGA
- a CDS encoding GyrI-like domain-containing protein, whose amino-acid sequence MNKRIVMIVIAVLAITIISFYAYLGGFSSPAYTVTTSEPVYVAGKAYKGTIKDEQMGNVFRRAAEVLDKQELDGVLGSIYYNNPDETSDSINAFIGVVVADTTIQLPADYELRMVPGGRQVLRGEINAHYMVAPGKLYDGIFEHAKEKNIQLQNFFLEWFPESHKAILEVPIKQ is encoded by the coding sequence ATGAACAAAAGAATTGTAATGATAGTGATAGCAGTACTGGCTATCACTATTATTTCTTTCTATGCCTACCTGGGAGGGTTTAGTTCTCCTGCGTATACCGTTACCACTTCTGAACCTGTATATGTAGCCGGCAAAGCTTACAAAGGCACTATAAAAGATGAGCAGATGGGCAACGTGTTCCGCAGAGCTGCCGAAGTGCTGGATAAGCAGGAGCTGGACGGTGTGTTGGGAAGCATCTACTACAACAATCCCGATGAAACCAGCGATAGCATAAATGCCTTTATTGGTGTAGTAGTAGCAGATACTACCATACAACTACCTGCCGACTATGAGTTGCGCATGGTGCCTGGTGGCAGGCAGGTGTTACGCGGCGAAATAAACGCACATTATATGGTAGCGCCTGGCAAACTTTACGATGGCATATTCGAGCATGCCAAAGAGAAGAATATACAGCTGCAGAATTTTTTTCTGGAGTGGTTCCCCGAAAGCCATAAAGCGATACTGGAGGTGCCTATAAAGCAGTAG
- a CDS encoding TetR/AcrR family transcriptional regulator, with amino-acid sequence MGKKAEAKKELILEAAKSVFGKLGYSKATLDDIAQAIGLKKPTLYYYYKSKEVLFVEAFSQEWRESLHRLRLVAEEERDPHKRLLRYIRSSLQYYQEIVTQHTISIQVLIETRSFFQELFKESRAKEANYYAAIIKEGIANSTFAFCEAERVGYSIMVVKDLIQFDEFQRTSFHHLPAIDFQKIEQEVLFTVNLILQGIRKQVE; translated from the coding sequence GTGGGAAAAAAAGCAGAGGCTAAAAAAGAACTCATACTCGAGGCAGCCAAATCTGTGTTTGGTAAGTTGGGCTATAGCAAGGCCACCTTGGATGATATTGCCCAGGCCATTGGCTTAAAAAAGCCTACCTTATACTATTACTACAAGAGCAAAGAAGTCTTATTTGTAGAAGCCTTTTCGCAGGAATGGCGGGAAAGCCTGCACCGGCTCCGCTTGGTTGCCGAAGAAGAACGTGACCCGCATAAGCGCCTGCTGCGGTATATCCGTTCTTCGCTACAGTATTACCAGGAGATTGTAACACAGCACACGATCTCGATCCAGGTACTGATAGAAACCCGCAGCTTTTTTCAGGAGCTTTTTAAAGAATCGCGGGCCAAAGAGGCAAACTACTATGCAGCCATTATAAAAGAAGGAATAGCCAACAGCACCTTTGCTTTCTGTGAGGCAGAGCGTGTTGGCTATTCCATTATGGTTGTAAAAGACCTGATTCAGTTTGACGAATTTCAGCGAACCAGTTTTCATCATTTACCTGCTATTGATTTTCAGAAGATAGAGCAGGAGGTGTTGTTTACCGTAAACCTTATTCTGCAAGGCATTCGGAAGCAGGTGGAATAG
- a CDS encoding ABC transporter ATP-binding protein, which yields MKSLQYLNKYLLKYKARLIWGLIFVIISNYFQILPAQIVRYAFNLIKEGIDLHNLYTGLEQQELVYGIFAQSILVYGVVILVMALLRGLFLFFVRQTIIVMSRLIENDLKNEIYEHYQSLPLSFYRRNNTGDLMARISEDVSRVRMYLGPAIMYGLNLVVLFVMVIPYMLSVNVKLTLYTLIPLPILAVSIFYVNNIIQRKSDEIQRSLSGITTFVQEAFSGIRVLKSFVREDDSHNNFTTASNKYKDKSLELNFVNSLFFPLVLFLVGLSTIITVYIGGQEVMNGTITTGNIAEFIIYVNMLTWPVTSLGWTASLVQRAAASQERINEFLRTKTDIISRKNISRKIEGDIVFEDVNFIYPDTNIHALKSISFRIQHGETLAVIGNTGSGKSSIATLLPRMYDTSSGRILIDGIDIRDYNLESLRSQIGYVPQDVFLFSDTIRNNIGFGLPSITEEQMVQAAKDADVYENIMNFPEQFDTKLGERGITLSGGQKQRVSIARALVREPSILILDDSLSAVDTKTENAILNSMRRIMQNRTSIIISHRVSSVKLADRILVMDDGIIVQHGTHEELIRDEGLYKVLYNRQLQAEDSE from the coding sequence GTGAAATCGTTACAATATCTAAATAAATACCTCCTTAAGTATAAGGCGCGCCTTATATGGGGTCTTATATTTGTTATCATATCAAACTACTTCCAGATTCTGCCTGCCCAGATAGTGCGCTATGCCTTTAACCTGATAAAAGAAGGTATAGACCTGCACAACCTATATACCGGGCTGGAGCAACAGGAACTCGTGTATGGCATATTTGCCCAAAGTATACTTGTGTACGGGGTAGTTATCCTGGTGATGGCTCTGCTGCGGGGTTTGTTCCTGTTTTTTGTGCGGCAAACTATTATTGTTATGAGCCGTCTCATTGAAAACGACCTCAAGAATGAGATTTATGAACACTACCAGAGCCTGCCGCTGAGTTTCTACAGAAGGAACAACACCGGAGATTTGATGGCACGCATCTCTGAAGATGTAAGCCGGGTGCGGATGTACCTGGGCCCTGCCATTATGTATGGTCTTAACCTGGTGGTGCTGTTTGTGATGGTGATACCGTACATGCTCTCTGTAAACGTAAAGCTTACCCTATATACTCTCATCCCGCTTCCTATACTGGCTGTGAGCATTTTTTATGTGAACAATATTATCCAGCGGAAATCAGATGAAATACAGCGAAGCCTCTCCGGCATTACCACTTTTGTGCAGGAGGCTTTTTCGGGCATTCGTGTACTGAAATCTTTTGTGCGCGAAGACGACTCTCACAATAATTTTACAACTGCCAGCAACAAGTACAAAGACAAGTCGCTGGAACTGAATTTTGTAAACTCTCTTTTCTTTCCGCTGGTGCTGTTTCTGGTAGGCCTGAGCACTATTATTACAGTATACATTGGCGGACAGGAAGTAATGAACGGCACCATTACCACAGGTAACATTGCCGAATTTATTATTTACGTGAACATGCTTACCTGGCCTGTTACCTCCCTCGGCTGGACAGCCAGCCTGGTGCAAAGGGCAGCTGCCTCACAGGAACGCATCAACGAGTTCCTCCGAACCAAAACCGACATTATCTCCCGCAAGAACATCAGCAGAAAGATTGAGGGTGACATTGTTTTTGAGGATGTCAACTTTATTTACCCTGACACCAATATCCATGCCCTGAAGAGTATTTCTTTCCGCATCCAGCATGGCGAAACCCTGGCTGTAATAGGCAACACAGGTTCCGGGAAAAGCTCTATTGCCACGTTGCTTCCTCGCATGTACGACACCAGCAGTGGCCGCATTCTGATCGATGGCATCGACATACGTGACTATAACCTGGAAAGCCTGAGAAGCCAGATTGGTTATGTACCGCAGGATGTTTTCCTGTTTTCCGATACTATCCGCAACAACATTGGCTTTGGGCTACCAAGCATTACAGAGGAACAAATGGTGCAGGCAGCCAAAGATGCCGATGTATACGAAAACATCATGAATTTTCCGGAGCAGTTTGATACTAAACTAGGTGAGCGGGGCATTACCTTATCTGGCGGGCAAAAGCAGCGGGTATCTATTGCGCGTGCCCTGGTACGGGAGCCCAGCATCCTGATATTGGACGACTCTCTTTCGGCTGTCGATACCAAAACCGAAAATGCCATCCTGAACAGCATGCGCCGCATCATGCAGAACAGAACATCCATTATTATCTCGCACCGTGTATCTTCCGTTAAACTGGCTGATCGCATACTGGTTATGGATGATGGCATAATTGTACAACACGGTACGCATGAGGAACTAATCAGGGATGAAGGCTTGTACAAAGTGCTTTATAACCGACAGCTGCAGGCCGAGGATTCTGAATAG